TTCTCGACATGATGGAGTTGGAGAGCTACCGAGCCAGAACGGCACAGCTTCGGCTGCAAGGAGAAGGAGGTGAACTGGCGGAGTAAGCACCAGCGGCAGCAGTAATACGCGCTCACCCGAATTTCTTATTGACATTTAACACTGCGGAAACGTGCCACTGATTACACTGATTACGATTGATTACAGTGATGCCACTGATTACGGCAGGTTCTTGCTGATGACAACCCTCTAACGAGAGGGCCTCTTGCTTGCACAGCCTGCTAGACTTCATTCCTTGCCGCTCAATACCTGCATCATCAAAGGCAGGCTTCCTGGGAAATGATGTGGCAGCAGTGTCATTGCCGTAATCAGCGTAATCAGTGTAATCAGGTTGTCGTTTTACCAGATTACCGACACCATTCGAAGTATCATTGCCGTAATCAGCGTAATCACTGTAATCAGTTTCATCACTCCGACGTGCGCTCTCATGGTCATCACTCACACCCATGCCAGTAGATGCAAAATCCATCGTTTGGCGAGACTCAAGGTCTTCCTTGCGAACATCGTTCCCTTGCAATGGCTCTCTCTGCCCTTGATGATTCCTCTTTCCTGAAAGGATGAGGTAGTGGCCATGCAGTTGCGTGACCTCACCGGTTTGCTCCATCTTGCGCAGGATTGAGCGCGTGGTGTGATAGTTCTTTTCCAGCGTTTCGGCGATCTTGCGCGGGCTCATCCCCTCTGGCTGATCGCGGAGCAGCTCGATGATCTCCTGACGGGCCTGAGTGCGGCCAACTTCCTCGGCAACGCCGAGGACCGACCACAAAGCGGTGGTCACATCGAAGCGCAATGCCAACTCCTGCTCGCGCTCGACATCGCGCCCGGTCACAAAAAGGGTTGCATCCTGTTGTCCGCGCTCGCGCTTCAAGATGAGCGTGCCGTCGACAGCCCCGGTCATCCCCGTCGAGCCGGTGATCTCGTCCAGCACATCGCTTGCCCCGGTCTTACGTAGATGATGAACCGCCAGGATCGAGACATGGTAGGTCTCGGCCAGCTGCTTGAGTGGGGTCAGCGCGTCGTAATCGCCCTCGTACTGCGTGCAGCGCCGCGTATCGGTGCGCGGTGCCACCCTGGCCCAGGTGTCGACCACGACCAGCCACGTGTTGAGATGAGTCTTGAGATATTCTTCCAGGCAGGAGAGCCCACCTTCGGCCAGACGCGGCCACTCCAACGCAAAGCCCAGGCCGTTTGGGACTGTCGTCATGGAGGTCAACAACTGTCGAGCGCGTGTTTGGAGGCGACGTGCGTTCTCTTCAAGCGCCAGGTAGAGTACCTCGCCCTGGGCTACGGGTTGTTGGCCGAGGGCAACTCCACCTGAGGCAATGGAGAGTGCCAGCGAGAGCGCGAGCCAGCTTTTGCCAAGTTTAGGTTTGCCTGCCAGCAACGTCAACCCTTCCGGCAAGATCTCCGGGACCGCCCAGCGTACTGGTTGGAGTTCCCAGGCGAGCAACTCCTTCAGGCTGAAGATCTTCGGCTGTGACCCGGTAGGAGACGCAACTGGCTGAGGGCGATCAAGTACAAGCGGTTCGGCGTGATCGAGGGCGTGTTGAAAAGCGGCACGAAATCCCTGGCGGTCCTGGGTATAGAGATCACTCGAGTCTTTGGCCCTGGAGAGTCGCACCACGAAGACATTGCCTGACCAGCGCCACTCTGTGAGCCGTTTCGTCAGGTGCGAGACGAAGGTGCTACCCCCCTGATCTGGTTCATGCATGAGGTAGAGTCGGTCGATGCCCGAGAGCATGGCCGCCTCCAGAACGCCGGTCATTTCCGCGCCGGGAATGCCCAGTGCTGGAATGCCCTGGTACCAGAGCGTCCAGCAGTCTGATTCGCCCTCGACGAGTACCAGGTAGCCTGCTTTCCTGGCATCCTCCAACCGCTCCAGACCGTAGGGAACGATGTTGCCCTCGCCAACACTCCAGCGCGACCCCTCTTTGGCCACCAATGCCGTGCGAATGCGGTAACGTGGGGCCGCCCGGCCATCAGCCAGATGATAGGGGATCTGCACTCCGCCAGAGGCATGATCCATCACTCCCAGATGGAAGAGGTATTTCCAGGGCAACTGCTTCGCTAATGCAAGATCGAGCAGCGTGAGAGCCTGGCGATGCCCATTATTGGACGAACCCTGTTCAAGGGTCGTAGCCCCATCAGGAAAAAGATCCGTGATGGTGAGTCCTATGGCCTCCACAATGCGTTCGAGGGAACAGCCGGCAAAACACTTGAGCAAGACCTGTCCCTGCTCTCCCAGGCCGATGCTCAGGCTCGGTTCGCTATCGGCATGTGCAGGGCAGCAGGCTCTCCAGCCGCGCAACGAAGTGCGCACGCCCTTGAGCTGGGCCAGGACGTGGTCCAGAGTAGGAGAGGCTGGTTGTTCAGCATACAGGGACATCGCAGGTTCTCCTTCCATTTGAGAATGAAGGCAGTAGATATACAGGCCAGCACCACTGTTGATGGCCTGTGGAGAAGCTGTGGATAACTCGGCTGCGCTGCCGGGTTAAAGCGGGCCAGTGCTCTCAGATGTTCACGCGATATGCTGGCCCGCTGCCCTCACGCGCCCTCGGCCTGCTCACCTGTACGAGTCAGCAGCATATAGCCAAAGCCGGTGAGGCAGAGGATATCCAGGCCAAGCGGCCATAACCGGGCACGCAGGCGGCTGATACGCTGGGAGAGGCGATGGCGCGGACCCAATGCCAGCGTCCGATGGGCGTCCCGGTAGGCCAGACGGGCGAAGGAGACGGGTTCGCCGGCCGATCGCAGCAGCAGGAGCAGCACATCGTACTCCGAGGGCGTGCAGTCGATGACGACGCTATCGATAATGAGCAGGTGCTGCTGGTCGTTGTACCAGACCTGATGCTCCTGCAACTGGGGATGTTCTAATTGCCGGAGCTGGGCGGAAACCGTGGTCATCGTCATCGCCTTCCACCTCCCTGGTCTATCCCGACGAGTACATGAGCAGCAGATGCGGTCAACACCACCCGGGAACTGGCATCTGCGTCACCGGGTGGCTCGTTGTCTTCCCCGGTTTCCTGCAGATCGATGAGGCGCACCTCCGGATAGGTACGGGCAGAGTAGCTCCGCAGCAGTGAGCGCAGGCAGCTAAGAGGGAGTATCAGACTCTCCCACAACGAGAGCGAAATCGCCACCTCGCGCCTCTGAGTCTCCCAACACCTGGGCCAGGGAAGAACCACCAGCGCCGCGAGCCTGGTTGCTCGCATAGGGCGCAGAAAGGGTGAGACCATGCCAGGCAGCATGCCGAATTCCTCGACCGTCTGGAAGCTCGCTGGATTGATGGTGGTATGCCTGCTCCTCCGGCTCGACAGCCCAAGCGCCCTGGTGATCGCGTGCAGGTCCTGACGCGAGAGCTGCCAGGTGCCTACACCGGTGCAGAGTACGAGCAACTCGTCTACAGCCAGTGTCACCGTCTTTTGCACCAGTACCCCAGGAGGTAAAAGCGCCTGGGTCTCCATGGCGCTGTAGGATGGAGAATGCCGCACCAACCGGGTGTGCAACGGACGCGCCTCCCACGGGCTGATCTCTGCCTCCTCCGTTCTATTGGTAAGGTATTCCTCGACACAGGTCGCGAGTAACTGGATGCTGGTCCCCGGCAAAGTCGTCGGGCCGAGCAGGTATCTGCGCCGGGAGAAGAGCGACACAATCCCAGGAGTTAGCGCTGCCGCTCCATGCATGTGCCAGTGGAGCAAGACCCCTTCCAGAGGAGGTAGATCATACAGGACTTCCTCCAACAGGGAAAGCGGAGGAAGCGAACTCGTCAAAGAAATCGATGCGTGAGAACGCATATGAGATGCACCCCTTCTATTTAGTTGTAACAATGACGTTGTGCCATCATCTTTTGCCATCCCTCTCGGATAGCTACAGAGAGGCGGCCAGCAGAACGGCTCGCCCCGATGCAGCCGGGCAAAAGGCACAACCAGGACGCTGCCTGCGCCTTCATCCGGCACAGATCCCGTCCTTTGAAATAGATTAGAACAAAATTACCAGATTTTTCCTCAAAAGTGTGTGACCTTGATACCGACTTTTTGGAAGAGAATGTCTCTGATTTTGGGAATGAATGACTCCCGAAAAGGGGCTCACCCGCACTTTGCGTGAAAGAAGTGATATAATGTAAGAGAATTCCAAACCCCAGTGAGTAAAGGCCCCATGTCTATTCCCATGATTTTTCTGCCCGATTCGTTACTTGAAATTGACCAACTGATCGTCACGGAGGAAGGCATCACGCTGGTTGCCAACTGCACGACGAAAAACGGAAGCTGTCCCACTTGCCAGACCAGTTCTTCACGCGTCCACAGCCACTATCAACGGACGTTGAAGGATCTGCCTGCCAGCGGCCTGGCCGTGCAGTGGAAGCTGAACGTGCGACGCTTTTTCTGCGAGAACTCCTCCTGTTCGCGCAAGACCTTTGCTGAAGCGCTTCCCGAGGTTGCCGCGCGCTCGGCCCGCAAGACGGTGCGCTTGACCGAACTCCTCCGGCAACTTGGCTTCGCCCTGGGAGGCGAAGCAGGCGCTCACATTGCCACGGTACTCAACATCGCCTGTAGCGCCGATACCTTCCTACGACTGGTGCGGAAGACCTCTCTGGCGAGTCATCCCACCCCACGCATCTAGGCGTGGATGACTGGGCTTTCCGTCGCAATGTCTCCTATGGGACGATCCTGGTTGACCTGCAAGACCACCAGGTCGTCGATCTGCTGCCTGATCGCTCCGCGACGAGCCTGGAAAGCTGGCTCAAGTCCCATCCGGGCGTGCAGCTCATCAGCCGAGACCGCTCGGGGGACTATGCCACGGGAGCGAGCAAAGGAGCGCCGGAGGCCGTTCAGGTGGCGGACCGGTTCCATGTGCAGAAGAACCTCTCCGAGGCGGTGGAGCGCATCTTCCACCGCCATCGGCGCCTCTTACAACAGATCGTGGTCGCCCGCCCGGCTTCCTCTCCTGCTCCGGTCTCGGTCCCCATTCCACGTCCAGAGCGGGAAGCAAGTCGACAACAGACACGCGACAGGAGAATGCAGCAGTACGAGGCGGTGCGAGCGCTCTATCTGCAGGGTAGCAGTCTATCGGAAATTGCCCGGCGTTTCCACATGGGACGGATGACAGTCCAGAAATTTGCCTATGCCGACGCCTATCCCGAAACGGCTGCCTATCGCGTCAAGGCCGGGATGCTCCATCCCTACGAAGCGTATATCCGTGAGCGATGGCAGCAGGGATGCCGTAACGGTGCCAGGCTCTACCGCGAGGTGGTAGCCATGGGCTATGTCGGCAAACGCCAACAAGTGGCTCGCCTGGTTGCCCATCTGCGCAAGCAACTCAAAGCGGGGATCACGGATTTCTCGGCGCAAGCGCAAGGCTTAACGCCTCGTGCCGCCGTGAGCCTGCTCATGCGGCGGTCAGAAACCTTGACCAAGGAGCACCAGCAGGCGCTGGTGCAGATGCGTCAAGCACACCAGGGATCGCCCAGGTGATGGACATCGTGACCCGCTTTCTGACCCTGCTGCGGACCCTGCAAGGCGACCAGTTAGAGGCTTGGATGGAAACAGCACAGCTCAGTAACATTCGTGAACTACAGAACTTTGTGGGGAAATTACGCAAAGACCAGCAGGCCGTGCAAGCCGGGTTGACGCTCAGTTGGAACAATGGCGTCGTCGAAGGGCATGTCAATCGACTCAAATGCCTCAAACGGACGATGTACGGCCGCGCCAAATTTGATTTGTTGCGTCAGCGCGTTCTCTATCGGCCACCTTCCTCACCAACTCAGCCTTTTCACGCAAAGTGCGGGTGAGCCGATTTTCTAGGGCCATTATATAATGCATTGCTGCTGATTCGGCAAATTGCAGGTTTAGGGCGGATTACTTAGAAAGTAACTACTACTCTGTTAGTTTCGCCGACGACGAAAAGCCTTAACATCATACACTAGCAGTGCCTGGGCCTCTTACTTGGGGAAGTGGACTAGGAAATGTAGTAGCTCCAGTTTACATGCGGGAAAGATTGAAAATCTCGTTTTCCTTCAACCTTTCCTGCATCTAACAATCAAAACAGCGGGCACGTTCTGGTTTCCAGGGACACGCCTGGCCATTTCTCCACCCGCTTTAGGCTCAATAAACCTCTCCAGGATAAAACCTGCTTCCATCAGGTTGTTTAGATACCTACTTAATGTTCGATGGTATGCTCCAACTTTCCCCCGTACCCCATGCGGATTGTCTGAACGCCAGTATCCCTCGGTCAAATAATCGCTTATGGTATAACGAACAGTTCCATCTGGCCCGATTTCCCTGCTTGCGCCAGGTCCCTGAAAGCAGGGATGAGTGATAGAGAAAATAAACCATCCACGCGGGCGCAAAATACGCGCTACGGCCAGGAAAGTGCCACGGATGTTTTCAATATCCATCAGTGACATATTGCAAACCACGCCATCAAATGTCGCATCGGCAAGCGTTGCCAGTAACTGTGCATCATCAAGAACGTAATCAATACCCAGAGGTTGAGCGTCCTCATAACGCCGCGCAATTTCCAACAATTTTGCCGAGAGATCAACTCCCGTCACTCTCGCCCCTTTTTGAGCCAGATAACGGCAGAGCATCCCCTGGCCGCACGCGAGATCACAAATCGTTTGACCACCTGGATCACCCATTAACTCAAGTAGCGGTGGTAGAACAAGATCATGAATCAGCGTATTCCGAGTGATGCTGCTGTCATACCATTCAGCAATATCGTCATAATGGGCTTTCTGCATAGCCTTCACAATTTCATTCTGAATACCTTAAAATTCATAATTTATGCCTGCGCGAACACATCATCATCCTCTTCCAGCAACGGATGAATCCAGTATTTAACTTGAAACTCTTTCAGCATCTCAATAGCCCGTTCAGTTACCTCTTCAAGCGGAATGCTTAGCACCCTGGCCGGCGGCCTGTATTCATGCAAGCCGGGCAAAGCCGCTTTCAGTTCATCCAGGTGATCCAGGTTTTCCTGGTAAAGATGAATCTCAAGTTCCTGCTCCGCATTCTGTACCTCACTGATGGACTGCCGGGCCGTACTGAGCAATATATTGTTATGCTTGGATAGCCATTGCAACAAATTTAAGGCCTCAAGCGGATTGAGAACCGCGACATTGCCATTCTGATCGCGAATTAATACGTTCTTGCCATCTAAAGTAAAATTCGTCGTTGTCATTGCTTCGCCTCTCCTCAAGTCTAACGCTTCCTTGCCGGGAGCGGCCCCCGTCTACTAGTAAGTGTAACATATTTGTTGGAGAGTATCACCGTAATGACGATAGAAAAACCTCACATCACCTCTATATCATCCGCCTGCATTCCTATCGAGTAGCAATTGCCTGGACACTCCAAAAAATCCTTGACAACTCAACTGCGCATATGTTATACATTCACTAACGCACTGAAAACTTCATAAAACAAAGGCCTCGAAGGGACGAGTAACAGTAGCTGTTGCGTCCAGAGAATGGGCGGTTGGTGGAAAGCCCATATGTCAACATACTGTGAATAAAGACCCTGAGCCGCGAGAAGAAATCGCCGCGCGCGAGAGTAGAACTTCGCCGGATGCCCCCGTAATCGGGCGTGAGTATGAAACATACTCCACGAGGTTGGTGCCGCGAGGCATCAACGAATGAAGGTGGTACCACGAGAGCCGTATTTGATCGCTCTTCGTCCTTAATGAAAGGATGAAGGGCGTTTTTATTTGTCCCTTTATCCAGGTCGCAACAAAAGAAATCAAAAACCAAAACGACAAAGCTTTGAAGGGACGAGTAGCGGTCCCCGGTTGCATCCAGAGAGCGGGCGCGTGCTGGAAAGCCCGTATGCCAACCAACCGCGAATAAAACCCGGAGCGCAAGAAGAAATCGCCCCGTGCGAAAGTAGACCTTGCCGGATGCCCCCGTTAACAGGCACGGAGTATAGGGTATAAAAGCTGCCCTTACTTCACAAGGTTGATGTCGTGAGGCATCAACGAATGAAGGTGGTACCACGAGAGCCACGCGCAATGCAATGCTCTACGTCCTTCCCCAAGCGGGGGACGTAGAGCATTTTTATTGATCGTCGTTATGCAATCGAATGTACAGGAGGAAAACACACATGGCAAACTGTCCTGAATGCGAAGCCGAGATTCCCGTCCAGGGTCTCATCGTTGGCGAAATCATCTACTGCCCGGATTGTAACGCCGAACTGGAGGTGTTGCACCTCGAACCACCGTCCGTGGCACTGGCGCCTGAAGTCGAAGAGGATTGGGGGGAATAGCACTATGCGCCTCGCTATTCTCACATCGCGCATCCGCGTTGAAGAAAAGTTGCTGATCGATGCCCTGACACGCCGGTCAATTGCTTTCGATATCATCGACGATGGCGAATTATTGTTCGATCTATCGCATCCTGATGAGCGATGGCAGCAGTATGATGCAGTCCTTTGTCGCACCGTCAGTCAATCGCGCGGCCTGGCAATTCTCAACGTTCTCGAAAGCTGGGGCATACGAGTATACAACTCGGCAGCCGTCACCGCGACCTGCAACGATAAGCTGCTCACCACGCTCGCCCTGCTGCGTGCCAGCATTCCAACACCGCGCACTCTGCTGGCTTTTGATGCTGACCAGACAATTCGCGGCATCGAAATGCTCGGCTACCCGGTCGTACTCAAGCCCACAACCGGTTCATGGGGTCGTCTGCTGGCCCGCGTCAATGATCGCGACGCGGCAGAGGCAGTCCTCGAACACCAGGAAACGCTAGGTTCTTACCAGCACCACATTCACTACATCCAGGAGCATATCGCGAAGCCCCGGCGCGATATTCGCGCCTTCGTCGTTGGAGATCGCACCATCTGCGCCATCTACCGTACCAGCGAACATTGGGTAACGAACACGGCTCGTGGCGCGGTAGCGAGCAATTGTCCCGTCACACCCGAACTCGATAGCCTTTGCGTGCAAGCAGCCCAGGCGGTCGGTGGTGGCATCCTGGCCATCGATGTACTTGAAGACCCTGAGCGCGGCCTGCTGGTCAACGAAATCAACGCCACCATGGAGTTTCGTAACAGCATCGCGCCAACCGGCGTGGACATTCCCAACGCCATGCTTGACTACGTGCTGAGCGGCATACAGGAAGAGGTTCTACGATGAGTCGATTGCGTGTTGCGATTGCCGGCGGCTCCGGCTATACCGCTGGAGAACTCGCCCGGCTGCTGCTCTTTCACCCGCAGGTCGAATTGACGCAGGTGGCATCAAGCAGTCATGCCGGACAATACCTGCATAGCGTCCATCCAAATCTGCGCAAAATCAGTACCTTGCGCTTCTGTCATACCGATGACCTGTCATCATGCGACCTCTTGTTTCTCTGCCTGCCCCATGGCATCTCATCGCGAGAAATAGACCGCTACCGCCGGCTCGCGCCTCGCATAATCGACCTTTCGGCCGATTTCCGCCTGCGCTCCGCCGCCCTCTACGAACAATGGTACGGCGAACCGCATCCAGCGCCACACCTGCTGGCCGGAGCCGTCTACGGCCTGTCCGAACTGCATCGTGAGGAACTACCATCCGCGACACTCGTGAGCGGCACCGGCTGCATGGCAACGGCGGCTATCCTGGGACTCTATCCCCTCTACCGCTCAGGCCTTGTGGATACCACAATGCCGCTGGTCGTAGAGGCCAAAGTAGGCTCATCGGCCGCGGGCGCAACACCAGGCGCCAGCAGTCACCACCCCGACAGGAGCGGCGCCGTTCGCTCATTCCAACCCACCGGCCACCGTCACACCGCCGAACTCATCCAGGAACTGGGGCGAGTTGATGGCGCGTTAAACCGGGGCCCACGCGAGTCCTATCCGGTCCGCGCGCTCTCACCATGTCATTCTGAGCGGAGCGAAGAATCTGCGCCAGGTTCCGCTGAGATTCTTCGCTCCGCTCAGAATGACATGGGCAGGGCCGCTTGGTTTGCCGATTCTTGTTATTCAAGTCCATTATCGGCCCTTGAGCACGAATCGCCTCAACACATCGCCTTCTCCGCCACCGCAATCGAACTCGTGCGCGGAATACTCATCACCGCCCATGTGTTCGTCAACGAAACGATTGACGAACGCACACTATGGCGGCTCTACCGTGAAGCCTACCAGCGCGAACCGTTCATCCGCCTGGTCAAAG
This sequence is a window from Ktedonobacteraceae bacterium. Protein-coding genes within it:
- a CDS encoding transposase, which translates into the protein MDIVTRFLTLLRTLQGDQLEAWMETAQLSNIRELQNFVGKLRKDQQAVQAGLTLSWNNGVVEGHVNRLKCLKRTMYGRAKFDLLRQRVLYRPPSSPTQPFHAKCG
- a CDS encoding transposase, whose protein sequence is MDDWAFRRNVSYGTILVDLQDHQVVDLLPDRSATSLESWLKSHPGVQLISRDRSGDYATGASKGAPEAVQVADRFHVQKNLSEAVERIFHRHRRLLQQIVVARPASSPAPVSVPIPRPEREASRQQTRDRRMQQYEAVRALYLQGSSLSEIARRFHMGRMTVQKFAYADAYPETAAYRVKAGMLHPYEAYIRERWQQGCRNGARLYREVVAMGYVGKRQQVARLVAHLRKQLKAGITDFSAQAQGLTPRAAVSLLMRRSETLTKEHQQALVQMRQAHQGSPR
- the lysW gene encoding lysine biosynthesis protein LysW, which encodes MANCPECEAEIPVQGLIVGEIIYCPDCNAELEVLHLEPPSVALAPEVEEDWGE
- a CDS encoding methyltransferase domain-containing protein; translated protein: MQKAHYDDIAEWYDSSITRNTLIHDLVLPPLLELMGDPGGQTICDLACGQGMLCRYLAQKGARVTGVDLSAKLLEIARRYEDAQPLGIDYVLDDAQLLATLADATFDGVVCNMSLMDIENIRGTFLAVARILRPRGWFIFSITHPCFQGPGASREIGPDGTVRYTISDYLTEGYWRSDNPHGVRGKVGAYHRTLSRYLNNLMEAGFILERFIEPKAGGEMARRVPGNQNVPAVLIVRCRKG
- a CDS encoding NAGSA dehydrogenase family protein, coding for MSRLRVAIAGGSGYTAGELARLLLFHPQVELTQVASSSHAGQYLHSVHPNLRKISTLRFCHTDDLSSCDLLFLCLPHGISSREIDRYRRLAPRIIDLSADFRLRSAALYEQWYGEPHPAPHLLAGAVYGLSELHREELPSATLVSGTGCMATAAILGLYPLYRSGLVDTTMPLVVEAKVGSSAAGATPGASSHHPDRSGAVRSFQPTGHRHTAELIQELGRVDGALNRGPRESYPVRALSPCHSERSEESAPGSAEILRSAQNDMGRAAWFADSCYSSPLSALEHESPQHIAFSATAIELVRGILITAHVFVNETIDERTLWRLYREAYQREPFIRLVKERTGVYRYPEPKILAGSNYCDIGFELDPHQPRVVVMAALDNLVKGAAGNAVQALNCMYGWDESLGLTFPGLHPV
- a CDS encoding transposase family protein, encoding MSIPMIFLPDSLLEIDQLIVTEEGITLVANCTTKNGSCPTCQTSSSRVHSHYQRTLKDLPASGLAVQWKLNVRRFFCENSSCSRKTFAEALPEVAARSARKTVRLTELLRQLGFALGGEAGAHIATVLNIACSADTFLRLVRKTSLASHPTPRI
- the lysX gene encoding lysine biosynthesis protein LysX; protein product: MRLAILTSRIRVEEKLLIDALTRRSIAFDIIDDGELLFDLSHPDERWQQYDAVLCRTVSQSRGLAILNVLESWGIRVYNSAAVTATCNDKLLTTLALLRASIPTPRTLLAFDADQTIRGIEMLGYPVVLKPTTGSWGRLLARVNDRDAAEAVLEHQETLGSYQHHIHYIQEHIAKPRRDIRAFVVGDRTICAIYRTSEHWVTNTARGAVASNCPVTPELDSLCVQAAQAVGGGILAIDVLEDPERGLLVNEINATMEFRNSIAPTGVDIPNAMLDYVLSGIQEEVLR
- a CDS encoding AAA family ATPase, which codes for MSLYAEQPASPTLDHVLAQLKGVRTSLRGWRACCPAHADSEPSLSIGLGEQGQVLLKCFAGCSLERIVEAIGLTITDLFPDGATTLEQGSSNNGHRQALTLLDLALAKQLPWKYLFHLGVMDHASGGVQIPYHLADGRAAPRYRIRTALVAKEGSRWSVGEGNIVPYGLERLEDARKAGYLVLVEGESDCWTLWYQGIPALGIPGAEMTGVLEAAMLSGIDRLYLMHEPDQGGSTFVSHLTKRLTEWRWSGNVFVVRLSRAKDSSDLYTQDRQGFRAAFQHALDHAEPLVLDRPQPVASPTGSQPKIFSLKELLAWELQPVRWAVPEILPEGLTLLAGKPKLGKSWLALSLALSIASGGVALGQQPVAQGEVLYLALEENARRLQTRARQLLTSMTTVPNGLGFALEWPRLAEGGLSCLEEYLKTHLNTWLVVVDTWARVAPRTDTRRCTQYEGDYDALTPLKQLAETYHVSILAVHHLRKTGASDVLDEITGSTGMTGAVDGTLILKRERGQQDATLFVTGRDVEREQELALRFDVTTALWSVLGVAEEVGRTQARQEIIELLRDQPEGMSPRKIAETLEKNYHTTRSILRKMEQTGEVTQLHGHYLILSGKRNHQGQREPLQGNDVRKEDLESRQTMDFASTGMGVSDDHESARRSDETDYSDYADYGNDTSNGVGNLVKRQPDYTDYADYGNDTAATSFPRKPAFDDAGIERQGMKSSRLCKQEALSLEGCHQQEPAVISGITVINRNQCNQWHVSAVLNVNKKFG